The Thalassophryne amazonica chromosome 8, fThaAma1.1, whole genome shotgun sequence genome includes a window with the following:
- the LOC117516205 gene encoding nuclear factor of activated T-cells, cytoplasmic 3-like: MSTEELDFRLVFEDDRRHSAGPDLDEKTRLSSTEAPAYQIVNQEQQSHNPCVPTPDLHIGSQSHGSQYSAQGNTKSFDCPSIQITSIAPYHLLELGNTQDVLAVSGAEGGLQYASLCRDQLYLPTDYCYRDPAFSPSPCSSVSSRSWLSDLSSCESFSHIYDDVEGELPEAAGHVTLGSPFGSPGCGGGAFGVELWQQKYQHPLPFSPALSPHQSPCHSPRTSITEENWLNRRPSSRPSSRPTSPCGKRRYSSADPRARSPSPQHSPNHTPGASPRGSVTEETWLGSPAGNSGSLLASGYQELDIPNKTRRTLGSHLGLLAGQGDSGLEEVTTVRPFLDSSGEEGQQQDGLTNLFLPVPSTFSWNKPKPGNPPLFRTSSPPPLDWPLPSRFDQLELKLEVQPKFYHRAHYETEGSRGAIKAASGGHPIVKLNGCSEQPLSLLLFIGTADDRYLRPHSFYQVHRVTGKTVTTPCQERIVGGTKVLEIPLLPGNDMSASIDCAGILKLRNADIELKKGETDIGRKNTRVRIVFRVGVPQPDSRMLWLQSVSVPVECSQRSGQDLPQVENFSPTSCSVDGGEEIVITGSNISALSRVVFMEKGPDGRSLWEVDAKVVPGKSRGSRIVVEVPPYNKKTKCPVQVQFYMSNGKKRRSLTQSFTYLPESRHHHLTAAGPQVVKQECWDPDIILDTSCGFSYLVSSQERTREPDVAFNSHHLPVHRGSPTQDIPHHPSSLQTFLMFPQLSSIPSESLLKTPQTSALPQTLSIHPHISTLQLQTFSVDPQASSEAHQSASASPLPFSGEPQREPSPSLVSKRTFLTTTDSEKDREVVNIKQEPDEHLNLGSLGLQEITLDDVNEIIDRDIGGVRATAQSSQYDQYHQYDWEQSGGP, encoded by the exons GTCCAGATCTTGACGAGAAGACACGCCTTTCCTCAACAGAGGCTCCAGCTTATCAAATAGTCAACCAGGAACAACAGAGCCACAATCCATGTGTTCCAACTCCAGACCTGCATATAGGCTCTCAGTCCCATGGGTCCCAGTACAGTGCCCAGGGGAACACCAAAAGTTTCGACTGCCCCAGTATCCAGATTACCTCCATTGCCCCATACCACCTTTTGGAATTAGGTAACACCCAGGATGTTTTGGCAGTGAGTGGAGCAGAGGGGGGTTTACAGTATGCGTCTTTGTGTAGAGACCAGCTCTATCTGCCAACAGACTACTGCTATAGAGATCCGGCATTCAGCCCAAGCCCCTGCAGCAGCGTGTCTTCTAGGAGCTGGCTGTCTGACCTTTCTTCCTGTGAGTCTTTCTCCCACATCTATGATGATGTGGAGGGAGAGTTACCTGAGGCTGCAGGCCATGTGACCCTGGGGTCTCCCTTTGGGTCCCCAGGATGTGGGGGTGGGGCCTTTGGAGTGGAATTGTGGCAGCAAAAATACCAGCATCCTTTGCCTTTCAGCCCTGCGCTGTCACCTCATCAGTCACCCTGCCATTCTCCTCGCACTAGCATCACAGAAGAGAACTGGCTCAACCGCCGGCCCTCCTCCAG GCCTTCATCCAGACCCACCTCCCCCTGTGGAAAGAGACGTTACTCCAGTGCCGACCCCCGCGCACGCTCACCCTCTCCACAGCACTCGCCCAACCACACACCAGGCGCCTCACCACGGGGAAGTGTGACAGAAGAAACATGGCTGGGGAGCCCTGCTGGAAATTCAGGATCTCTTCTTGCATCTGGATACCAGGAGTTGGATATTCCCAACAAGACCAGAAGAACATTAGGGAGTCACCTAGGCTTGCTGGCTGGCCAAGGAGACTCTGGCCTGGAGGAGGTGACGACTGTGAGGCCCTTCTTGGATTCTTCTGGGGAGGAAGGACAGCAACAGGATGGCTTGACAAATCTGTTTCTCCCAGTGCCTTCTACCTTCAGCTGGAATAAACCCAAACCTGGCAACCCTCCTCTGTTCAG GACCTCATCGCCTCCTCCTTTGGACTGGCCTCTGCCCAGTCGGTTTGACCAGCTGGAGCTGAAGCTGGAGGTTCAGCCTAAGTTCTACCATAGGGCGCATTACGAAACCGAGGGCAGCCGAGGGGCCATTAAGGCAGCTTCTGGAGGTCACCCCATAGTTAAG TTGAATGGATGCAGTGAGCAGCCACTCAGCCTGCTGTTGTTTATCGGCACCGCAGACGACCGGTATCTTCGCCCACATTCCTTCTACCAGGTCCACCGTGTGACGGGAAAGACGGTAACCACTCCATGCCAGGAGAGAATTGTGGGTGGAACCAAGGTCCTGGAGATTCCTTTGCTTCCAGGAAATGACATGTCCGCCAG tattgacTGTGCTGGAATCTTGAAGCTGCGCAATGCCGACATCGAGCTCAAAAAAGGAGAGACAGATATTGGGCGGAAGAACACGAGGGTGCGAATTGTGTTCCGGGTCGGCGTACCTCAGCCGGATAGTAGGATGCTGTGGCTGCAGTCGGTGTCTGTTCCTGTGGAATGCT CTCAGCGTTCAGGACAGGACCTTCCGCAGGTGGAAAACTTCAGTCCAACCAGCTGCTCTGTGGATGGAGGAGAGGAGATCGTCATCACCGGATCCAACATCTCTGCTCTGTCCAGAGTCGTCTTCATGGAGAAAGGGCCTG ATGGGAGGTCACTGTGGGAAGTTGATGCCAAAGTTGTGCCAGGAAAAAGCAGAGGC TCCCGCATTGTAGTGGAGGTTCCTCCTTACAATAAGAAGACAAAGTGTCCGGTCCAAGTCCAGTTCTACATGTCTAACGGGAAGAAGAGAAGAAGTCTAACACAGAGCTTCACCTACCTGCCTGAATCCAGACATCACCACCTCACTGCTGCTGGACCACAGGTGGTTAAACAGGAGTGCTGGGATCCAGATATCATCCTGGACACATCCTGTGGCTTCTCCTACCTGGTGTCCTCACAGGAGAGAACCCGTGAACCAGATGTAGCTTTTAACTCCCATCATCTCCCAGTGCATCGTGGTTCTCCCACGCAGGACATTCCTCACCATCCTTCTTCTCTCCAAACCTTCCTGATGTTTCCTCAATTGTCCTCCATTCCTTCTGAGTCGCTCTTGAAAACTCCTCAGACCTCTGCACTTCCTCAGACCTTGTCGATCCATCCTCACATCTCCACGTTGCAACTTCAGACTTTCTCCGTCGATCCTCAGGCTTCCTCTGAGGCTCACCAGTCTGCCTCAGCGTCTCCTCTCCCCTTCTCTGGTGAACCTCAGAGGGAACCGTCTCCATCTCTGGTTTCCAAGAGAACCTTCCTGACCACCACAGACTCTGAGAAGGACAGGGAGGTGGTGAACATCAAGCAGGAGCCAGATGAGCATCTGAATCTGGGATCCTTGGGCCTCCAGGAGATCACTCTGGATGATG